A genomic window from Sulfurospirillum diekertiae includes:
- a CDS encoding dienelactone hydrolase family protein — MKTFVAFFMLFMCATLSFAKEGFVTYVVDGKTYEGYYTTPSDEAPLVFIVHDWDGLNEYEMTRAKMLNALGYGAFAIDLFGQGVKPVTIEEKKALTNALYNDRAKMRKLLDAGYQAAKKEGANVSNAIGIGYCFGGAALLEMARMGTPLKGFAIFHGGLATPAGEDYTQTKGFILVLHGSADESVSLDEFTGLAKELEKTGIKHEMITYSGAPHAFSVFGTDRYREDADKKSWRRLVEFLGEMLSK; from the coding sequence ATGAAAACATTTGTAGCATTTTTTATGCTTTTCATGTGTGCAACCCTCTCGTTCGCCAAAGAGGGATTTGTCACGTATGTTGTTGATGGTAAAACGTATGAAGGGTACTATACTACGCCTTCGGATGAAGCACCGTTAGTTTTTATCGTACACGATTGGGATGGACTGAATGAATACGAAATGACACGTGCGAAGATGCTTAATGCTCTTGGCTATGGTGCTTTTGCCATAGATCTTTTTGGACAGGGCGTGAAACCTGTTACGATTGAAGAAAAAAAAGCTTTAACCAATGCACTTTATAATGACCGTGCAAAAATGCGTAAACTTCTTGATGCAGGTTATCAAGCGGCTAAAAAAGAGGGTGCAAACGTCTCTAATGCCATAGGTATTGGTTACTGTTTTGGTGGTGCGGCGCTTTTGGAGATGGCACGTATGGGAACACCCCTTAAAGGTTTTGCGATTTTTCACGGTGGCTTAGCAACACCAGCAGGTGAAGACTATACACAAACAAAAGGGTTTATTTTGGTTTTACACGGTTCAGCCGATGAGAGTGTGAGTCTGGATGAATTTACAGGCCTTGCGAAAGAGCTTGAAAAAACAGGCATTAAGCATGAAATGATCACGTACAGTGGCGCTCCGCATGCGTTTAGCGTGTTTGGAACTGATCGTTACAGAGAAGATGCAGATAAAAAATCATGGCGAAGATTGGTCGAATTTTTAGGAGAGATGCTTTCAAAATAG
- a CDS encoding EAL domain-containing protein, which produces MRNSVNNNQEQQDKIKFLTQELLRVQKNLVEQFYTDSLTRLPNLYQLRHDLEEGSDFTLIIANIDNFKLLNDFYGFVVGDFILESFAKSLKTELDEVSVYRIAGDEFAILVGKRMSFYLLKNYLTHLSKQLTHLKYAYAQTEIYVDCTLSSSASFTSDDIFSKVNMALKYAKKEQLKFWIYEDTMNFSQEYESNLKYATKVRKAIVDFSGIVPYFQPIIDNKTNEIIKFEALSRLVDEDGAIHSPHNFIPVAKMIKVYDKITMAIIDKSFQVFKSHAFDFSINLSFEDIINQDIYDFIISKLRDSNMGHRVTFELLESEKVNDFNKVIHFFNEIKRYGAKVAIDDFGSGFSNFSYITKLSPDFIKIDGSLIKDIDQDKNAQIIVETIVDFSKKLGIKTVAEFVHSSTVLSTVKQLGIDYSQGYFRYAFSSHSQINTLHVKLTRPRYPIKLLTPYSGSGMTYLKYSLVPFRPCNRTAICPSFKSCFISYSLRLRLFQRKKVFE; this is translated from the coding sequence ATGAGAAATAGTGTGAACAACAATCAAGAACAACAAGATAAGATCAAATTTCTTACACAAGAACTCCTTCGCGTGCAGAAAAATCTTGTTGAACAGTTTTACACAGACTCTCTGACACGCCTTCCCAATCTCTATCAGCTCCGACACGACCTTGAAGAAGGGAGTGACTTTACGCTTATTATTGCAAACATCGACAATTTTAAATTACTGAATGATTTTTATGGCTTTGTTGTGGGTGATTTTATTTTAGAGTCCTTCGCAAAGAGTTTGAAAACAGAACTTGATGAAGTCTCTGTTTACCGCATTGCGGGTGATGAATTTGCTATATTAGTAGGTAAAAGGATGAGTTTTTATCTGCTCAAAAATTATCTGACGCATCTTTCCAAACAACTCACCCATCTCAAATATGCTTATGCGCAGACCGAAATTTATGTAGACTGCACGCTCTCTTCCAGTGCAAGTTTTACCAGTGATGACATCTTTTCTAAAGTCAATATGGCACTCAAATACGCCAAAAAAGAGCAGTTGAAATTTTGGATATACGAAGACACGATGAATTTTTCGCAAGAGTACGAGAGCAATCTCAAATATGCTACAAAAGTGCGTAAAGCCATTGTGGATTTTTCAGGTATTGTGCCTTATTTTCAACCTATTATTGACAACAAGACCAATGAAATTATTAAGTTTGAAGCACTTTCACGCCTGGTGGATGAGGACGGTGCAATTCATTCACCGCACAACTTCATTCCCGTTGCAAAGATGATTAAAGTGTATGATAAAATCACGATGGCTATCATCGATAAGAGCTTTCAGGTTTTTAAATCCCATGCGTTCGATTTTAGCATCAACCTCTCATTTGAGGATATCATTAACCAAGATATTTACGATTTCATTATCTCTAAATTACGTGATTCTAACATGGGACATAGAGTCACATTTGAGCTTTTAGAGTCAGAGAAAGTCAATGACTTTAACAAGGTGATCCATTTTTTTAATGAGATCAAACGCTATGGAGCCAAAGTGGCGATTGACGATTTTGGAAGCGGTTTTTCCAACTTCTCTTACATCACCAAACTTAGTCCTGATTTTATTAAAATAGATGGTAGTCTCATCAAAGACATCGACCAAGACAAAAATGCTCAGATTATTGTAGAGACGATCGTGGACTTTTCCAAAAAACTGGGCATAAAAACCGTTGCAGAGTTTGTTCACTCTAGCACGGTTCTCTCCACCGTTAAACAGCTGGGTATCGACTATTCTCAGGGCTATTTTCGATATGCCTTCTCCTCACATTCTCAAATAAACACTTTACATGTAAAGCTTACGCGACCTCGGTATCCCATAAAATTACTCACCCCGTATTCGGGATCGGGAATGACATATTTGAAATATTCACTCGTTCCTTTTCGCCCATGCAACCGCACCGCAATTTGCCCCTCTTTTAAAAGCTGTTTCATTTCATATTCGCTGAGGCTTCGCTTATTCCAGCGCAAAAAAGTATTCGAGTAA
- a CDS encoding P-loop NTPase fold protein: MANSESIKKYLIEGNKSYLDNDDNNGTILMLSGVWGSGKTHFWKNIIETDLIPKIKDKKKSYIFVSLYGKDSIEELQNEILQKSYSFVQSRETDIISQTYSVFTKMTSLMPKITVFGVGIDASNTSKQIEELNNNEKLKKGTDALLNGGVICFDDFERKSSKIDLNDLFGFITNLTENFQTKTIIILNQEFFQDHDTNVFNTVKEKSVNKFILYNPTIEELFEVIYQDEKYAPLQSYKTTILDAIKLSEEKNARIYIQVLNNCLEYVEKIKDTNERAIYLLTLITVIFSKYNLIIRLSVNIPRRLNSSDSKKEISPDFYINIPEKVSYSLEVIDTKNPPIIEVFLHELKKRVEQRYSSSESKTIPTEALNYHFAYIEQNKNMLFIIYKYFFHKKYFSQNDIEVVNKISNFVESGILLKE, encoded by the coding sequence ATGGCAAATTCTGAGAGCATCAAAAAATACCTTATTGAAGGTAATAAATCGTATTTAGATAACGATGATAATAATGGCACTATTTTGATGCTCTCAGGTGTATGGGGTTCAGGAAAAACCCACTTTTGGAAAAATATCATTGAAACAGATTTAATTCCAAAAATAAAAGACAAAAAGAAAAGTTATATTTTCGTGAGTCTTTATGGCAAGGATTCTATCGAAGAACTTCAAAATGAAATTTTGCAAAAATCATATAGTTTCGTCCAATCTAGAGAGACGGATATCATTAGCCAAACCTATTCTGTTTTTACAAAAATGACAAGTCTTATGCCTAAAATAACTGTATTTGGCGTAGGAATTGATGCAAGCAATACAAGCAAACAAATCGAAGAATTAAACAACAATGAAAAACTTAAAAAAGGTACCGATGCACTTTTGAATGGAGGCGTTATTTGTTTTGACGATTTTGAGCGAAAATCTTCCAAAATCGACCTTAACGATCTTTTTGGTTTTATCACAAACCTCACCGAAAACTTCCAAACCAAAACCATCATCATTTTAAATCAAGAGTTTTTTCAAGACCATGATACAAATGTTTTCAATACCGTTAAAGAAAAAAGTGTAAATAAATTTATACTCTATAATCCAACGATTGAAGAGCTTTTCGAGGTCATCTATCAAGATGAGAAATACGCGCCTCTTCAATCTTATAAAACAACTATTTTAGACGCTATTAAACTCAGTGAAGAAAAAAATGCGCGTATTTATATTCAAGTGCTCAATAATTGTTTAGAATATGTCGAAAAAATAAAAGATACTAATGAAAGAGCTATTTATCTTTTGACACTAATAACAGTAATTTTTTCAAAATATAATCTCATTATCCGATTATCTGTAAACATTCCAAGAAGACTAAATTCTTCTGATTCAAAAAAAGAAATATCCCCTGATTTCTATATAAATATTCCTGAAAAAGTTTCATACTCTTTGGAAGTCATTGATACTAAAAATCCACCAATAATAGAAGTTTTTTTACATGAACTAAAAAAGCGAGTTGAACAAAGATACTCTTCCAGTGAAAGTAAAACTATCCCAACGGAAGCTTTAAATTATCATTTTGCATATATTGAACAAAACAAAAATATGCTATTTATAATTTACAAATATTTCTTTCACAAAAAATACTTTTCACAAAACGATATAGAAGTTGTGAATAAAATCAGTAATTTTGTCGAAAGTGGCATTTTGCTCAAAGAGTAA
- the trxC gene encoding thioredoxin TrxC, whose translation MKVICPSCLATNNVPKQEVYKKVNCGKCKASLLDPHPIALTSDTLEAVIESTDVPVIVDFWAPWCGPCKGFAPTFQQAARAYPLRVLFAKVDTEAEQFLASRFKIRSIPTLIVFKNGKEVERVSGALSDEDLDRFVERFL comes from the coding sequence ATGAAAGTTATTTGTCCCTCTTGCCTTGCAACCAATAATGTCCCTAAACAGGAAGTTTACAAAAAAGTCAACTGTGGTAAATGTAAAGCTTCCTTACTCGACCCACACCCCATCGCACTCACTAGCGACACCCTTGAAGCAGTCATTGAGAGTACCGATGTTCCCGTCATTGTAGACTTTTGGGCGCCGTGGTGTGGTCCGTGCAAAGGCTTCGCCCCCACCTTCCAACAAGCAGCGCGAGCGTACCCTTTGCGTGTTTTGTTCGCCAAAGTCGACACCGAAGCCGAGCAGTTTTTAGCCTCACGCTTTAAGATTCGTTCTATTCCTACGCTGATCGTTTTCAAAAATGGGAAAGAAGTAGAGCGTGTTTCAGGGGCTTTGAGCGATGAAGATTTGGATCGTTTTGTGGAGAGGTTTTTGTAA
- a CDS encoding DUF4392 domain-containing protein, giving the protein MRNFHTIEEIVLQHSTRNMDKIQAHFPNEHTKNAVQAFLKLDKGVVFIYTGFYVAGYAETDGPLGAYFLAKAFEKLGYTPVIITDSFCEDYFFDIKTLYIPIEGLENQGYKILLDTYKPVAHLSIERCGQNHEGLYLNSRGVDIKEFTAPVDELFKLGSQTAPSFGIGDGGNEVGMGSFAAVLKNKELFYDYCVIPCDYPMIASVSNWGGYGFIAELERVLHVNVLPSFEELEQYLAFIVSKGSVDGIKRESVMSVDGKEWAIEPEILQALKDYATKG; this is encoded by the coding sequence ATGCGCAATTTTCATACAATTGAAGAGATCGTTCTTCAACACTCCACCCGCAATATGGACAAAATTCAAGCCCACTTTCCTAATGAACACACTAAAAATGCCGTTCAAGCTTTTTTAAAACTCGACAAAGGTGTTGTTTTTATCTATACAGGTTTTTACGTCGCTGGTTACGCTGAGACTGATGGCCCTTTGGGCGCTTACTTTCTTGCAAAAGCTTTTGAAAAACTTGGCTATACTCCTGTTATCATCACCGATAGTTTTTGCGAGGATTATTTTTTTGATATTAAAACCCTCTACATTCCGATTGAGGGATTAGAAAATCAAGGGTACAAGATACTTTTAGACACGTACAAACCCGTAGCGCATCTTTCCATCGAGCGTTGCGGTCAAAATCACGAAGGACTTTACCTCAACTCACGTGGCGTTGATATCAAAGAGTTTACCGCACCTGTGGACGAGCTTTTCAAACTGGGCAGTCAAACCGCTCCTAGTTTTGGTATCGGCGATGGTGGTAATGAAGTCGGCATGGGAAGCTTCGCTGCTGTGCTGAAAAATAAAGAACTTTTTTACGATTACTGTGTCATCCCCTGCGACTACCCAATGATCGCTTCGGTCTCAAATTGGGGTGGGTATGGCTTCATCGCCGAACTTGAAAGAGTTTTACATGTAAATGTTCTACCGAGTTTTGAAGAGCTAGAGCAGTACCTTGCTTTTATCGTTTCCAAAGGCTCAGTGGATGGCATCAAACGAGAGTCCGTCATGTCCGTTGATGGTAAAGAGTGGGCCATAGAGCCCGAGATTCTCCAAGCACTTAAAGACTACGCAACGAAAGGATAA
- a CDS encoding putative hydro-lyase produces MYPKELRSKIAKGEFTRPTAGECPGYIQMNMVALPREYAKRFEAFAKENSKAIPVLEIIQEGHFSKVLAPGADILNEIPKYNILKDGVVVETVTDITPYYNLDLVFFLIGCSFSFETALIENGMPLRHVDQQKNVAMYRTNIALKPVEGFAGEMVVSMRPIKKEKVADACVVTSHFPRMHGSPIQVGYPEMIGIRDVSKPDYGDAIEIKADEIPLFWPCGVTPQNVITAMKLPFAITHAPGHMFVTDKKDSEYYE; encoded by the coding sequence ATGTATCCAAAAGAATTACGATCTAAAATAGCCAAAGGCGAATTTACTAGACCAACAGCAGGTGAATGTCCTGGGTATATTCAAATGAATATGGTAGCCCTTCCAAGAGAGTACGCCAAACGTTTTGAAGCGTTTGCAAAAGAAAATTCCAAAGCAATTCCTGTATTGGAAATTATTCAGGAAGGACATTTCTCCAAGGTTTTGGCTCCGGGAGCTGACATTTTAAACGAAATTCCAAAGTATAATATTTTAAAAGACGGTGTTGTCGTTGAAACCGTGACGGACATAACACCGTATTACAATCTTGATTTGGTCTTTTTCTTGATTGGGTGTAGTTTTTCGTTTGAAACGGCACTGATTGAAAATGGTATGCCACTGCGCCATGTCGATCAGCAAAAAAATGTTGCAATGTACCGCACGAACATTGCCCTCAAACCTGTTGAAGGTTTTGCGGGTGAGATGGTCGTCAGCATGCGCCCGATTAAAAAAGAGAAAGTGGCAGATGCGTGTGTTGTCACGAGTCATTTTCCACGTATGCACGGCTCACCGATACAAGTGGGTTACCCTGAAATGATCGGTATTCGTGATGTTTCAAAGCCTGATTATGGTGATGCGATTGAGATCAAAGCGGACGAAATTCCACTCTTTTGGCCATGTGGCGTAACACCTCAAAATGTCATAACCGCCATGAAACTTCCCTTTGCAATCACGCATGCGCCGGGGCATATGTTTGTAACCGATAAAAAAGACAGCGAATACTACGAATAA
- a CDS encoding polysaccharide deacetylase family protein: MMRLILFLMLCWLPLSAIEYIKHYEIFVKQYQENDTLLLVSRRFELSGVTFYLTTNTQTLQTKVLPLDTSKLTPLDENFSKTPFAQQLNNATALAAKGGATHATTQKDKAIYLTMDLCPSTKKGYESDFIEQLTKQNGKTPIAIAISSAWKDHHEKEFTALVNNPLLQITWVNHTHTHFYDSHLPERENFMLHVNTDVKTEILGVEKKLLEEGITPSVFFRFPGLISDEKLMRELRETYFLIPLSANAWIAKNEPIKTGSFILIHGNKNEPLGITMLEKKLPEVVKTYQFHSLQEAFVP, encoded by the coding sequence ATGATGCGACTCATTTTATTTTTAATGCTGTGTTGGCTTCCATTGTCTGCTATTGAGTATATTAAGCACTATGAAATATTTGTCAAACAATACCAAGAAAACGACACTCTCTTGCTTGTTTCACGGCGTTTTGAACTGAGTGGCGTGACATTTTACCTCACTACCAATACGCAAACCCTGCAAACTAAAGTCCTCCCACTCGATACTTCAAAATTAACGCCGTTAGATGAAAATTTTTCAAAAACTCCCTTTGCACAACAACTCAATAACGCAACTGCTTTAGCGGCAAAAGGGGGAGCAACCCATGCGACCACGCAAAAGGATAAAGCTATCTATCTAACGATGGATCTTTGTCCTTCCACTAAAAAAGGGTATGAAAGTGATTTTATTGAGCAGTTAACCAAGCAAAATGGTAAAACACCGATTGCTATTGCCATAAGCTCCGCATGGAAAGACCACCACGAAAAAGAGTTTACTGCCCTTGTGAACAATCCTCTTTTACAGATAACGTGGGTAAACCATACGCATACCCATTTTTACGATTCCCATCTTCCTGAGCGTGAAAATTTTATGTTACATGTAAACACCGATGTCAAAACAGAAATACTTGGTGTTGAGAAAAAACTCCTAGAAGAAGGCATTACGCCCTCGGTCTTTTTTCGATTTCCGGGTCTCATCTCTGATGAAAAATTAATGCGTGAGCTTCGTGAAACCTATTTTTTAATTCCTTTGTCGGCTAACGCATGGATTGCAAAAAATGAGCCCATTAAAACAGGAAGTTTCATTCTCATTCATGGCAATAAAAATGAGCCTCTAGGGATAACGATGTTAGAGAAGAAGCTTCCTGAAGTGGTTAAAACTTACCAGTTCCACAGTCTTCAAGAAGCATTTGTGCCGTAA
- a CDS encoding ester cyclase, with protein MSKQIKQIIEEYYDVLWNEKKLDQANRFLDPSLNFRGSLGMRVDSINGFCDYAKMLFSAFPNLYHVIEDIVIEGDKAAVRLVYTATHSGKLFGFEPTGNRIRYSGACFFKFENEKIVDAWVLGDLNALYGQLNAIEHR; from the coding sequence ATGTCAAAACAGATAAAACAGATCATTGAAGAGTATTACGATGTCCTGTGGAATGAGAAAAAGCTCGACCAAGCCAATCGTTTTTTAGACCCTTCCCTCAATTTTAGAGGTTCTTTGGGTATGAGAGTTGATAGCATCAATGGTTTTTGTGACTATGCAAAGATGCTTTTTAGTGCGTTTCCCAATCTTTACCATGTGATTGAAGATATTGTCATTGAAGGCGATAAAGCTGCCGTAAGACTTGTTTATACGGCAACACACTCTGGAAAACTCTTTGGATTTGAACCTACGGGAAATCGAATCCGTTACTCTGGAGCGTGTTTTTTTAAATTTGAAAATGAAAAAATTGTCGATGCATGGGTTTTGGGAGACTTAAACGCATTGTATGGGCAGCTTAATGCCATTGAACATCGTTAA
- a CDS encoding DMT family transporter: protein MTYTKAFGITSLGMLLMSFESPLIKMTHVPAQNFTFYFGLCMFLTMNITLYSKHQNNIVSIYINHLSTILWSGFCIGLSNLLFILAIKHTSVASAVFILSTGPLVSAMIAFILFKQKTPRRTFGAIFFVFIGLSIILFNDLELGNMEGNLYAFGCVFAFVSMLSVLERDKEANRLACFGTGALIASLLAAVTAPISVPDSYSLWIIVFMGALLTPLSRAFIGIGTKFLPSVEVALLTIIEPVLAPFWVWILMDEKPHINTLMGGAIIVTTLIVHSMMAHKEAKINDVQWH, encoded by the coding sequence ATGACTTACACGAAAGCCTTTGGGATTACTTCCCTTGGCATGCTTCTTATGAGCTTTGAATCACCCCTGATTAAAATGACGCATGTGCCTGCTCAAAATTTTACCTTTTACTTTGGTCTGTGTATGTTTTTAACGATGAATATCACCTTGTACTCAAAGCATCAAAACAACATCGTTTCCATCTATATAAATCATCTCTCTACTATTTTATGGAGTGGATTTTGTATAGGACTGAGCAATCTTTTATTTATTCTCGCCATCAAACATACTAGCGTTGCCAGTGCCGTGTTTATTTTAAGTACCGGACCATTGGTAAGTGCGATGATTGCGTTTATCTTGTTTAAACAAAAAACACCACGCCGTACCTTTGGAGCAATCTTCTTTGTTTTTATAGGGCTTTCTATTATTTTGTTCAATGACTTAGAACTTGGAAATATGGAAGGAAATCTTTACGCTTTTGGATGCGTATTTGCCTTTGTATCGATGTTGTCCGTTTTAGAGCGAGACAAAGAGGCTAACCGACTTGCCTGTTTTGGAACAGGAGCGCTCATTGCTTCACTTTTAGCCGCTGTTACAGCACCGATTAGTGTTCCTGATAGTTATTCACTTTGGATTATTGTCTTTATGGGAGCGTTGCTCACACCACTTTCACGTGCATTTATTGGGATAGGAACAAAATTTTTACCCTCTGTGGAAGTGGCACTTTTGACGATTATTGAACCCGTTCTTGCACCTTTTTGGGTGTGGATTTTAATGGATGAAAAACCGCATATCAATACATTGATGGGAGGGGCCATCATCGTGACGACATTAATCGTTCACTCAATGATGGCCCATAAAGAGGCAAAAATTAACGATGTTCAATGGCATTAA
- a CDS encoding VF530 family DNA-binding protein encodes MNNNEHNNNPLHGVTLEKLVTELQAHYGWEKLDEMLRMNCFHEKPSINSCLKFFRKTPWAREKIEKLYINFRKNQTK; translated from the coding sequence ATGAATAACAACGAACACAACAACAATCCCCTTCATGGTGTCACGCTCGAAAAGCTCGTCACGGAACTCCAAGCACATTATGGCTGGGAAAAACTCGATGAAATGCTACGTATGAACTGTTTTCATGAAAAGCCAAGCATTAACTCATGTCTCAAATTTTTCCGCAAAACCCCTTGGGCACGCGAAAAAATCGAAAAACTCTACATCAATTTCCGTAAAAATCAAACGAAGTAA
- a CDS encoding SDR family oxidoreductase: MSKIVLITGATSGFGEATAEKFANAGYKVIATGRRKERLDALKARLAHCDIVTLCFDITKKDEVFGAIASLPEAYKSIDILVNNAGLALGLEHANEASLDDWEKMIDTNIKGLLYMTKAVLPVMVERKTGYIFNIGSTAGSWPYEGGNVYGATKAFVKQFSLNLRTDLKGTHVRVTNIEPGFSLTEFSDVRFKGDKAKADSVYQNTTPLSKEDIANAIFSLAELPAHINVNRIEIMPTVQSYAGLSVERN; encoded by the coding sequence ATGTCAAAAATTGTCTTGATTACAGGTGCAACTTCTGGTTTTGGAGAAGCAACCGCTGAAAAATTTGCAAATGCTGGCTATAAAGTGATTGCAACAGGTCGTCGAAAAGAGCGTTTAGATGCACTCAAAGCTCGTCTAGCACACTGTGATATAGTAACACTTTGTTTTGATATTACCAAAAAAGACGAGGTCTTTGGTGCGATTGCTTCCCTTCCTGAAGCGTATAAATCTATTGATATTTTAGTTAATAATGCGGGTCTTGCTCTTGGACTTGAACATGCCAATGAAGCGAGTTTGGATGATTGGGAGAAGATGATCGACACGAATATCAAAGGACTGCTGTACATGACGAAAGCCGTTCTGCCTGTTATGGTTGAGCGCAAAACGGGCTATATCTTCAACATTGGTTCAACCGCAGGCAGTTGGCCATATGAGGGTGGCAATGTGTATGGTGCGACCAAAGCCTTTGTCAAACAGTTCTCGCTTAACCTTAGAACCGACCTTAAAGGCACACACGTTCGTGTGACCAATATTGAACCTGGTTTTTCACTGACCGAATTTTCCGATGTTCGTTTTAAAGGAGATAAAGCCAAAGCAGACTCTGTGTATCAAAATACAACACCGCTTTCAAAAGAAGATATTGCCAATGCCATCTTCTCACTGGCAGAACTTCCAGCGCATATTAACGTCAATCGCATTGAGATTATGCCAACCGTTCAAAGCTATGCAGGTCTTAGTGTAGAGCGTAACTAA
- a CDS encoding branched-chain amino acid ABC transporter substrate-binding protein, with protein sequence MFSKLTVSLAACSMLVSASVAATNVIKIGVQAPITGQYANEGQSIDNGVKLIVDQYNAKGGVLGKKIEVVTCDDQGTAQQAAICAKKLVNEGVKAVIGSYTSGATEAAQTTYNRAGVLQTSDGTSDSLIAHKYWTFFRNSFPNSAEADYTAKYFVDGKQYKKIVILSDYSSYSTDLADATIKALKAKNANIIYEGKIKSGSQNFTATLTKIKAMEPDVIYFSGYYTDGGLLRAQQMQLGIKADFVGGDSNDNPDYMKLAGESAQGTLLINVPTPDILPYDIAKTFLVDYKAKFNAMPASIWSLMNVDGLRVILHVMEQTKSEDTKVIAEEMHKLKDFPGITGPVTFREDGERTGGGYMTYEVQADKSYKIVYQ encoded by the coding sequence ATGTTTTCAAAGTTAACGGTTTCTTTGGCAGCCTGCTCAATGCTAGTCAGTGCGAGTGTCGCGGCAACGAATGTGATTAAGATTGGTGTGCAAGCGCCTATTACAGGGCAATATGCTAATGAAGGCCAAAGCATCGATAACGGTGTGAAGCTGATTGTGGATCAGTACAATGCTAAAGGTGGCGTTTTAGGCAAAAAAATCGAAGTCGTCACCTGTGATGACCAAGGTACAGCACAACAAGCAGCCATTTGTGCTAAAAAACTGGTCAATGAAGGTGTCAAAGCGGTTATTGGCTCTTACACATCTGGTGCAACGGAAGCAGCCCAAACCACTTATAACAGAGCAGGGGTACTTCAAACCAGCGATGGCACAAGTGACTCATTGATCGCACATAAATATTGGACATTTTTCAGAAACTCTTTCCCCAACAGTGCTGAGGCAGATTACACAGCTAAATACTTTGTGGATGGCAAACAGTACAAAAAAATCGTTATTCTCTCAGACTACTCCAGCTACTCAACAGACCTAGCCGATGCGACGATCAAAGCACTCAAAGCTAAAAATGCCAATATCATTTATGAAGGCAAAATCAAATCAGGCTCTCAGAACTTCACAGCTACTTTGACAAAAATCAAAGCCATGGAACCCGATGTGATTTATTTTAGTGGCTACTATACCGATGGAGGACTTTTACGCGCACAACAAATGCAGTTAGGCATTAAAGCAGACTTTGTTGGAGGCGACTCTAATGACAATCCTGATTATATGAAACTAGCAGGGGAGAGCGCTCAAGGGACACTTTTGATTAATGTACCGACCCCAGATATTTTACCGTATGATATTGCTAAAACGTTTTTAGTGGATTATAAAGCAAAATTCAATGCGATGCCAGCATCTATTTGGTCATTGATGAACGTAGATGGTCTTCGTGTTATTTTACATGTAATGGAGCAAACCAAATCTGAAGACACCAAAGTGATTGCTGAAGAGATGCATAAACTCAAAGATTTCCCCGGTATTACAGGCCCTGTGACCTTTAGAGAAGATGGTGAACGAACCGGTGGTGGCTATATGACGTATGAAGTTCAAGCGGATAAAAGCTACAAAATCGTTTATCAATAA